ATCTGAGGTTCTGTGCAAAACATGCAGATCAATAACTGTCGTCAGTGCATATGCGATCCAGCCTAGGTATCCAAAGGTGATGATGGTTCGGAGGAAGAGCCAGTCATATGTTTGCAGATAGCGCAGCCCCTCCAGCGCAGTAGCGAATAGAGCGCCAGACCTCTTGATGGGCTCATCATAACTGCCATTGGCAATAAGTACCTGGATCTCAGCAATATGCTCCTCAACTGAGTTCTTGCCATGATCTGCCAATGGCTCGAACGGTTTGTATCGCAGCAACGCAGCTCTCTTTTGCGCTTCCTTCACGCGATACATCTCCAAGACCTCTTGTGTATTCGCCAACGCAGCGAGCGCCTTTTCCTTGGGGCTTGCATCAATATATTCGAGTGGCAATTGACCGACAGAGTTCACGGGGAAATCCAAGCCAGCAAGGTAGGCCATCAGAGCAGCAACATCGGCCTGTGCAACATCATGGCGTTGAATGCCGTCAAGGCCCCAATCGGCGGAGAATCCATCTTCATGGCCAGTGACAGCCTTTCCATCTGTGTACTTTggaccagcaacaccagATCCCCAGACGACCAGAGGTGTTCTAGTATTGTCAGGATGACCATCTCCATGGCTTCCCCAATCGCTCATACCATGGTCTGCGGTGAAGACAAACGCCGTCCTGTCGTCACCGTAGAACTCTTCTATAAGAGTCGCTATCTCCTGCACTCCTTTGTCCACAATCTTGATGTTATGCAGGTATTCCCTGGAGTAAGGGCGGTAGCCGTGGCCGGTGGTATCGAGCCCCAGAAGATGCAGGAAGAACACCACCTTATCCTGACGTAGCTTCGCATCCAATTCGGGATCGCTCTTTGCAGAGGCAAAAAGCTCCTTCACTTTATTGAAGACCCAGGTATCCAGTTGCGTTGCGTCCATGGTAAAGTcctctatctcttctccatACATGTCGGCATCAACCCGGCCCGGAACTGCGCCCTCCTTGAACATTGCGAGAATGTCCGGACTCCCCCAGCTCCAAGTATGCCGACTTTGGTTGAAGACACTATCGAAGTTGACCGGGTTCAATTTCCAACCTGTCGTCACGGCCGAGACATCTTCATACAGGCCTGCAATGAGAGCAACATGTCCAGGTCGAGACTCGGTGGGTACTCGGGTGTGGGAGACGCCAAAGGTTCCGTGGGAGAGCACGCGCGATCGAATAAAAGGAGCGAGGTAGATTGGATCGTTgttttctgcatcttcgcCGTCTTCCGGAGAAGGGTCTGGAGCTGGCTGAAACGCCTTGTCGGCGCGCAAACCATCGGCAACGAAGAGCACAAGACGACTGGCGGGCGCTTTCGCTCCAGGTTCTCGCTCAACGCCATACGATCTCATGCCGCTCACAATCGGGCTGACAAAGTAAATGTCAAATATGGAATAAGCATATATAAGATGGAACACCACCGCGAGGGCGAGAAACCCAAAGCGGCCCAGACGCGCCATCTTGCCTTCACGGGCGATCCAGCTTCGGAGGATAGCTGCAACAAAAGAGCGGACTTGATCTCCCCAGAACGTAGTAAACAAAAGGAGACCAAACAATTacaatgaaaagaaaagaatggaaaaAAAATAGTTTCTGGCAAGCTGTCAAGCATCTGCAGAAACATGGACCTGTCGCTTTTTTTAATGACAGCTTTGGGGAACTTGGGGATGCCCCAGCCAATCGGGGGTTCCCAATGCGGCATGCTGTGGTTACGGTGGCCCGCAGAGCCCATAACGCAGCCCCTGATGGCCTAAGTATTACTATATTTGGAGAACTACTCTCTTGCGAATACTCTTGCGAACAAGGACTCCAGAGATTGGCATTACAAGAGAGTATGATATTTGCAACGGCCTTCGGCCCCTTGAATTATAAACTGTCACCGATGAATCCAACCATGCTCGATCCAAGACACCTAAATTAGCTCCAGATAGCAATGCAATAGCCAAGGATGCCATGCTCAAGCTGAGAAATGCAAAAGGAAATATGACACCAAGAAAGAGCACTTAGTTTGTCGAACTGCGTCGCTTTGTAAGCGCATCAATGACCCGTGTGTAGAATTTTGACGCTTGCTGGCGGACAAAGGTGATATCGACTGTAAGATACTCGGGAAGAATCTCGACCAGTTCACGATCACGACTTTCATCCAACAATGGGATATACTGGAATTCCGCCGTTTCGAAGTTGGTAGATGTTATTGTTGGGACAGCCAATTTGAAGTGAAGAGCTGCCGAGGTGTCAGAAACACATCTTGCAAGCCTCCCTTTTCGAAATAGAACTTACTTCCATTGACGCCAGTCTGGAGGCAGTCATACAGGTGATCCgattccctcttcttcacatCGAGAATGACAAGACCAGTGAGGTCACTGTAcagctcctccttcaactGCGAGAGATGAGCAGCTTGAGCTgcctcagcatcagctgcgCGGTTCGCCCTGTTGTTTTTGATTGCGCTTCCCGGAACTTTCGCGGCAGCGTTTTCGAGACTCGCAGTAGTATTACGGGCAGCTGCCAGCTTGGTCTGTAAGGCTTTGACTTCCGATTGAGCCGAAGTCAGTTGTTTCTTCGCCTCCGAGACTTGGGATTTCAATTCAGCGACCTCCGCATCCCGCTCCTTCAATTGTTTCTGGAGCGCTCGGCTTTGTTGGccaagcttcttctgtgcTTCCAGCTCTGCCTTGAGAGAAGCAACCAAATTATTCGAAGCTAGAATTATCAGCGTTTTAATGTGTGATCAGGCGCGAGACCTACATACCTGTTGTCACTGCTTCGCAGTGTTGTCGAAGCTTTTCCATATTGGCATTCGCCTCGACAATCCCTATCTCTCTGAGGTTACGGTAGCGATTCTCCAGCGTGTCATACTTCTTAGTCAAATCACCAAGTCTACGCCTCAACTCCGGTTCACCAGTTCTATCATCATCCGTAGAAACCCCAAGCTTCTTTTTGAGAGGAGAGCTTCCTGGTGCGGGCTGTGACGGACGCCTGCCTTTCATAGGTGATGCTGAAGTTGATCGAGGGACCACGGCCTCTTCATGGAGATTAGTGTCTTCCACAAGTTCCATTTCCTCCTGCTCATTTTCTGCCGCGACACTGCTGGGATCCGTCCAATGAATGTGTCGCGATTGACTCATCGGCTGCTCTAATTGATCCTGGGACTCTGCCGGCGGCTGTACATGTCTCGTAGCCCTCGGTGTATATTCAAACTCGCCATCTGTCTGCACCTGCTTTCCAGCACTGACTTTCTTGCGTCCCCGTGTAGCTGCAGGTTTGGCCGATTTTGCCTTTTGATTTGTCTTAGTAGCAACGGGAGCATCGTCCAGCTCGTCGTCGGACGCCGCCAAACTCTCGGATTCTTGGACTCCAACCTCATCCTTGATTTTCTCGTTGCCACCTTTCCTCTCCGGACCTTCTTGAGTTGCGCCGTGCGCCGAGTTTCGGCTACCCTTTGGTCGTCCCCGTTTGGATGCTTTCTTTGGACCACTGTCAGGGGCTTGCGCTTGGGCCACTGTCGAATTACGCTTCGTTTCGGCTGGCGGCTTGCTTTCAACAGACTTGGATCGCGGCCTTCCTCTTGCTCTCTTAGCTGGACGCTCGTTTTCGCGCTGTCCAGCATCATTGCCATTGACCTGCATGGCATTCGCACCATCCGAGCCGGCCTGACCAGAAAGCCTGCCTGTCGCTTTTCGTTTCGGCATCTCAGGCAACACgaatattatattatattctGCTAATCAAACAATGATAAATCTTGGAATGGTTATACCGCACGCGACATTGCTTTGCATTCCGTCCGATGAACTTGGCTAACACAACCAAAACATCACGTCCACCCACCAATCTCACCGCCTTCCATGTGGCTCACCGCGTTGCGACAACCACATGCAGGCCATAGGCATGTGACGTCCCGTCGGCAAAGCCACGATGTTCGCCGGCGCAGCGAGGGAGCGCCACAGCTGTCCATATCGCCGACAGCCGACGCTCCTGATCTCTTGAAGGTTGATTCTAATCAACAGAGATATCACTCATCATAATTCCCGTTGCTGCACTCGGGCGACCGATTTTTTTTTCGAGGTCATCAATTGGCCACTTGTTGCAGATTGCCTGATTGTCTGTTACTCTTAAAGCAGCCCCCGCTATCATGGCTTCCGCGCGCGGTCCAAGATGGCAGCAGTTTTTGCAAGAGCTGGTGATGGTTGCTGGTACCGTGAGTGTTATGGCTCTCGTCCCATTCGAACGCGTTCTGATTAGTTCTGATAGTCTGCCTCCGCATACTTTCTCATTCGCTACCTTTTATCGCGCCTTGATTTCGACCCAGAGagccagaagaaagaagagcaacGGCGCAAATCTGCCGCCATTCTGCGGAAGCTCGACGGTGGAGAGGAATCCGATGGGGACTCACCACGCAGGGGGGCTAAAAAGGCGCGCCGACAAAGGAGGGGAGATTTGGTCCTCAACCAGTACGAGCAAGCCATCGCTATGGATGTTGTCGCTCCCGATGACATTCATGTCTCATTTGAGGATATCGGAGGCCTGGATGATATTATCGAAGAGCTGAAGGAATCCGTCATCTATCCTCTGACCATGCCTCATCTCTACTCTTCCACGTCATCCCTTCTCAACGCGCCATCGGGAGTATTACTTTATGGCCCGCCAGGGTGCGGAAAGACTATGCTTGCTAAAGCGCTGGCTCATGAGAGTGGCGCGTGCTTCATAAATCTCCATATTTCCACCTTGACCGAGAAGTGGTATGGTGATTCGAACAAGCTGGTCAACGCTGTTTTCTCGTTAGCGCGCAAGCTGCAACCCTCGATTGTCTTCATTGACGAGATAGATGCAGTGCTCGGCACACGGCGGAGCGGTGAGCATGAGGCGAGTGGCATGGTCAAAGCCGAATTCATGACCCACTGGGATGGCCTGACCTCCGCAAATTCTCTGGGTGAACCGCAGCGGGTTGTTGTTCTCGGAGCCACAAATCGTATCCAGGATATTGATGAAGCGATCCTTAGGCGGATGCCTAAGAAGTTCCCTGTGACCCTTCCTCCGGCCGCACAGCGGCTTCGAATTCTCAGTCTGATTCTCAAAGACACCAAGGTAGATCGGGAAAACTTTGATGTTCATTATTTGGTCAAGGCAATGGCCGGGATGTCCGGTAGTGATATCAAGGAAGCTTGCCGGGATGCCGCCATGGTCCCTGTCCGAGAACTGATTCGACAAAAGAAAGCAGAAGGCCTTCAGATGACATCCGTAAACCCGACTGAAGTTCGCGGTCTTCGTACAGAGGACTTCTTCTCTCGAGCCGGAGGCGTCAGGGTCATTTCGCAACCCTCTCAGCACCAGACACGACCTACCAGCAAAGCCAGTTCGGAGAAAGAGTGGAGCACAGCTGAATCAGATGCAGCATCTGAAGTCGAGTCACGACCTGCCGAGATGACCGAGCCGCCTGAATAAACCACCCCCTTTCAATGATTTGGATGACTTGCTCGTCTAAAATGCCCTTGATACCAATGTATACAGCACCCCGGTACGGCGTTGATTTTTGATATACTACAATCTCTTGCgatcatatatatatatatatatatttttgTATCTTCCCGGCCGTTTCCGTTGATGATTGCTGGCTTTGGCTACTTAATACCTGCGAAACAAGCTCTTTGTCATTAGAAATGGCATTGTTTATAGACTTTCGATAGCTGTTGTACGATGACCAGAAAGACTCTCCCTCTCTCCAAATGGAGAATCCTAGAGATGTATAGAGACCGATTCCACTACTCCATACATTGTAATGCAGCCAAATCATACACTTTGTTGCACCACGGGACGAGTTAAACTTCATGGAATTTGAATTAGTGACAAACAGACTTCGATCAAGACATCTGATACACATTTGACGTGGACAATGCTCGGAGCATATTGGTGTCATGAAACTACTAAATAGATAATAGACATACGTATGTAGCGGGCACAGTGGCCACTGGGAGTACGGAGGAGCCCGATTCTTGGAGAGCGGCGGCAACAAGACACTTGCCGATCACAAGAACCTCAGCAATTACGAAGCTCCTCTCTGTTCCCTAGTTATTATTTTATCCACTCCCTTTAGATCTTTCAAGTGCTTGCGACCTTTTTCCTCGTCCAAGACCCCTACTCCGATTGAGCGGAAACGGACCACTTGGCGCTCCTGGGTCCAGTCCGTTCGTTTACTCCATCCAGAGCAATTGCGGGTCGTCATCACAAGGAGTCCAACTCTTCCTACATCCCGCGTCTCAACCCCCAGATCTGGCCAGCTTTCTACCCTTCCCCTGTTGCCTCACCTTGCGCGCTGCATATTTCAATATCTATCTCGAAGGGAAAACCCCTGATTCAGTATATCCGTGTCGCTCATTCTTCCCCACCTGTCCCTGGTTTTGTGATTGCGACGATACGGTGACTGGATGACGAATGGTCTATCCTAGGTAGAGAGACCTCTGATGGCAACACATGCCTTGGTGATCTCACATGCTGAGTTAAGCTCCTAAGGAAGAGCTTGCGACATCCATTAAGCGCGGATACCCATTGTCTTCCGTTGAACTCATTTCGCCGGGAATGAGTTCCAACAATGGCATTATTGACACTTTCAGCCCTGGGGCCGCCAGCACCAACACCGGCAGCAGATCTACGTCCACCGTCCGACCACGCACCCGCCGTTTGATATCTGTCGATGATGTTACAGACGAGGACTATGAAGGACCATTGCAGTCCACCAGGCTTTCTACCACAACGCTCTCACGAGACTCCTCCGCTGTCCGCTCACGAGGTGCCACCCCATCACCCCACACGTCCCGCGGGACGTCACCTCTTCCAATGCGGCATCCTTCTCGCGCCACTGAGTCACTCAACCTAGATAATCTTAACAGGTTCGGTGGTTCCCTAGGCGGGCACAGTCAGACAGGGAAGGCACAGGTCAAGTTCGCCGATTCTTCGCGGGCAGCGGTGGATTTTCTAGATTCATCATGGACCTCTTTACAAAGCCTGGCATCTTCTTTCCTGGGGAGCGATATTGCCCGATCCGCACCGAATGGGACGGCACGTACCCATGCGAGGAAGCCTTCGCGACCAGACCCGTACATGAGGGCTAATCCAAAGACACCCTCAGCATGGGGTCCGTCGACCCCGTCCACATCGGAAATTGCAGCTGGAACAAAGGAAGAGAGACTGGCTATGGTGCAGGCGAAGAAGCGGGAGGCTCTACTACTAGCAGACACAGGTTCAGAGGCTAGTCGCGACATTCGGCACAAAAGGCGAGATTCCAGTGATCGGACGGACCACGCGGCGGTCGATGCAAGgcaggacgaggaggctTTAGTATATGTACACCACGTTCAACCGAATGACAGCATAACTGGGGTTGCAATCAAGTATGGCTGTCAACCAGCGATATTCCGAAAGGCCAATGGATTTTGGCCCACGGATAGTATTCAGAGCAGAAAGACCGTGCTTTTGCCGGTTACCTCCTGTTCTGTGAAAGGACGGCCGATCCGTGCCCCGACCGAAATTGATCTTTTAGGAGGCGACACTTCGAACCGGGATTCTTTAGAGGATCTGACAGGAAGCTCGATAGCACCTGCACCAAGTTCAGATGCTAGGGCTTCCTCTACCGAGGGAGAAGCACCTACAGAAGCGCCGCTTGAAGGAGAGGCAGATAAGATCTGGAAGCATCAGTCGTGGGTGCAGATAGATGGGTTTTCTGCGCCAGTAGAGATTGGCCGCGTTCCTCGCAAAGCGTTGGGATTCTTCCCGCGTACACGACGAAAATCTCTATCTTACACAGACTCCGAACCTCGTTCATCAATATCCGGCCGCGAGCGAACGGCAGCTCTCACTTCAGCTCTGCCTTCACCGACAGAgtcgccatcatcgcaaGCGTCCACTGCACAGAATCGAAGCTCCACAGACCCTTCAGGGGCGCGAGCCATATCTAGTGCCAAGCCGAGACCGCACCACCAACGCCAACGTAGCAATATACAGCTCGTAGGAACAGGAGTTGGAACGCTCGATCGCAGTGCAATGGCTCCCGGACCAGCTCTCGACGGATTGAGTAAATTTGTCGCACAACATCTGCCACAGTTAGCTCCTGCACCTGCGCCTCCTGGCCTGGGAAGGACACCGTCCGAGTATGCCGCGGCTACGGCTTCCAACGCTTCAACTAGCCTTGACAATATAGGGGGTGCAGTTGAAGGTTGGGTGAGAAAATTAACGACTCGAGCGAAAGCAGGTCTCAGCGAGCTGCAACAGAGCGCTCAAGCGTATCAGAGCAATACTGGTGCGAGGACTAGCCGACGTGGTATGGGAGATTTGATTGAACTGGACGCTGGCTTAGAGTCAAGGGATTCATCTGGCCTTCTGCCGGAGAGTTCGCGGAAACCGAACCTGAACCGATCAGGATCAAACCTGCACGACGCATCCTTGAGAGAGCGTTTCCCCAGTCCTTCGTCATCCGGAACGAGCAGGACTCGCACGGGTGGATCAAACCTAGGCTATGGCAACCGAGTGAAGGATGATTGATCACGTGCATAATGTTTATAATTGCTAGGTCTCGCAATTCTGGCGTGTATCTTTTCTGGTTCCTGGTCAGTCGCTAATCTAGTTGGCACTTTGCATTCTTTCTGCCACCCGGAGAGCTTGTACAACCACCAGCATGGCGCCGCAGGACAGCACCTCTGATATACACTGTGATCCGGCTCCTGACAACATTGCTAGAGGGTGTTGGGATACCCGTTGATTCATTCTTGCTTCGACCCGATGTAT
The Aspergillus fumigatus Af293 chromosome 4, whole genome shotgun sequence DNA segment above includes these coding regions:
- a CDS encoding putative chromosome segregation protein (Pcs1); this encodes MPKRKATGRLSGQAGSDGANAMQVNGNDAGQRENERPAKRARGRPRSKSVESKPPAETKRNSTVAQAQAPDSGPKKASKRGRPKGSRNSAHGATQEGPERKGGNEKIKDEVGVQESESLAASDDELDDAPVATKTNQKAKSAKPAATRGRKKVSAGKQVQTDGEFEYTPRATRHVQPPAESQDQLEQPMSQSRHIHWTDPSSVAAENEQEEMELVEDTNLHEEAVVPRSTSASPMKGRRPSQPAPGSSPLKKKLGVSTDDDRTGEPELRRRLGDLTKKYDTLENRYRNLREIGIVEANANMEKLRQHCEAVTTASNNLVASLKAELEAQKKLGQQSRALQKQLKERDAEVAELKSQVSEAKKQLTSAQSEVKALQTKLAAARNTTASLENAAAKVPGSAIKNNRANRAADAEAAQAAHLSQLKEELYSDLTGLVILDVKKRESDHLYDCLQTGVNGTLHFKLAVPTITSTNFETAEFQYIPLLDESRDRELVEILPEYLTVDITFVRQQASKFYTRVIDALTKRRSSTN
- a CDS encoding protein-degrading AAA family ATPase MSP1; this encodes MASARGPRWQQFLQELVMVAGTSASAYFLIRYLLSRLDFDPESQKKEEQRRKSAAILRKLDGGEESDGDSPRRGAKKARRQRRGDLVLNQYEQAIAMDVVAPDDIHVSFEDIGGLDDIIEELKESVIYPLTMPHLYSSTSSLLNAPSGVLLYGPPGCGKTMLAKALAHESGACFINLHISTLTEKWYGDSNKLVNAVFSLARKLQPSIVFIDEIDAVLGTRRSGEHEASGMVKAEFMTHWDGLTSANSLGEPQRVVVLGATNRIQDIDEAILRRMPKKFPVTLPPAAQRLRILSLILKDTKVDRENFDVHYLVKAMAGMSGSDIKEACRDAAMVPVRELIRQKKAEGLQMTSVNPTEVRGLRTEDFFSRAGGVRVISQPSQHQTRPTSKASSEKEWSTAESDAASEVESRPAEMTEPPE
- a CDS encoding putative LysM domain protein, with amino-acid sequence MSSNNGIIDTFSPGAASTNTGSRSTSTVRPRTRRLISVDDVTDEDYEGPLQSTRLSTTTLSRDSSAVRSRGATPSPHTSRGTSPLPMRHPSRATESLNLDNLNRFGGSLGGHSQTGKAQVKFADSSRAAVDFLDSSWTSLQSLASSFLGSDIARSAPNGTARTHARKPSRPDPYMRANPKTPSAWGPSTPSTSEIAAGTKEERLAMVQAKKREALLLADTGSEASRDIRHKRRDSSDRTDHAAVDARQDEEALVYVHHVQPNDSITGVAIKYGCQPAIFRKANGFWPTDSIQSRKTVLLPVTSCSVKGRPIRAPTEIDLLGGDTSNRDSLEDLTGSSIAPAPSSDARASSTEGEAPTEAPLEGEADKIWKHQSWVQIDGFSAPVEIGRVPRKALGFFPRTRRKSLSYTDSEPRSSISGRERTAALTSALPSPTESPSSQASTAQNRSSTDPSGARAISSAKPRPHHQRQRSNIQLVGTGVGTLDRSAMAPGPALDGLSKFVAQHLPQLAPAPAPPGLGRTPSEYAAATASNASTSLDNIGGAVEGWVRKLTTRAKAGLSELQQSAQAYQSNTGARTSRRGMGDLIELDAGLESRDSSGLLPESSRKPNLNRSGSNLHDASLRERFPSPSSSGTSRTRTGGSNLGYGNRVKDD